A segment of the Terriglobia bacterium genome:
ATCACTCCGTGCCCGTTGCCCTCGTGGACAGACGGCGGCGCCGCTTCCAACATCGGCCTGCGATGCGCGTGACCCGGTATGTGTCCTTTCCCGCCTGACATAAACCCTAGTCGCCAGTCTCCAGTCGTCAGTCTCCAGGGATTCTCTTTCTGCCGCCTGGCGACTGGAGACTGGGAACTTCTACGCCTGCGCTACCACCGCTTGCGGCTCCTCAAATTCCGGCGCCACCCTCTCTGCTTCCGGCTTCAGCACCCGAACCACGGTCGCAACGAAAACGCGCCCGGCCCCGGCGCGGCGCAACACGCGCGCGCACTCCGACACCGTGCTCCCGGTGGTGAATACATCGTCGACCAACAGGATGTCGCGCCCGCTGATCGGGTCGCCGCGCACCACCTGGAACGCCCCGCGCACGTTGTCCCGCCGCTGCGATGGCGTCAATCCCGTCTGCGATTCGGTGGCCCGATGCCGCACCAGCACGGTGGTGTTCAGCTTTACGTCCAGCGCCGCCGGCGTCAGCTTGAGCATGGCGCGCGCGATCAACTCCGACTGGTTGAAGCCGCGCTGCCGCATCTTCGATGTGTGCAGCGGCACCGCCATCACCACCGGCGGCTGCGGCCCGAATGCCTCCGCCAGCTCGGCCACCACTTCCGCCAGCATCCGTCCCAGCAGATTCGCCGCCGGACGCACCCGCTCGTACTTCAGCAGATGGACCAGATCGCGCAGTCCGCCCTCATTGCTGCCGTAAGCCACGGCGCGCGTGAACGCCGGCTCATTCTGCATGCACATCAGGCACAACGATGGTGGGGCATCCTGAGCTTGTCGAAGGACGCCCTCGCGTGTCTCCTGGTGCAAATGCCGGCTCATCAGCCGCTCGCCGCAGGCGGCGCAGCGCGGTCCCTCAATCGGCCGGATGTCCGCCAGGCACGCCTGGCACACCGGCAGCCGCGATAACCGCGTCAGCGGCGCCTGGCACAGCCTGCAATGGGAGGGGAACAACACCGACAACAATCCGTCGGCTAGGGAAAAAACAAAAGAGTGCCCTTGCTCAGCGGGTTCCTCGACCGACCGGGTTAGGTCTCCGCTACTGCTGAAGACGACCCTCCTCGCGACCGCAAGCCCAGGGCGGGCCTTCGCGTCAACTCTGTCAGTATAGCCGCTTAGTCGGCAGGCATCAACGGCCCGGTCTGCCACCGCTGCATCGTTTTGCACAAAATTAATCTGAGCCCGAACGGAGGATGCTGTTCGCGATCACCCGATCAGCCGATCGCCAGATCACCCGATTCGGGCCGCAACCCCGCGTCTAACGCGCTCCGCGCGCTTCCCACCCGTCCCGCTGCCAGCGTAGAATCTTCGTTCGCGGGGTCCCCCGGCAGGCCCGCATGTTGGCCTGCTGGGGTGATCGGGTTGTCATCCGGCTTCCCCCGTGCTACGTTGCGCGGTCTTCATTTCTAACGCTGGAATCTGAATCGAGGATTCATGAGCACCATGACCACCAATCAGGCGCCGCCGAAAAAGTTCCAGCCCTTCGTGCCGCCGACCATGCCGATGCCCGAGTTCACCGCCCGCGCCGTCATTCTCGGCCTGCTGATGACCGGTATTCTCGGCGCCGCCAATGCCTATCTCGGCCTCCGCGCCGGCATGACCATCGCCGCCACCTATCCCGCAGCGGTCATCAGCATGGCCATTCTTCGCCTGATGAAGGGATCGATTCTCGAGGAAAATATCGCGCGCACCGTCGGTTCCATCGGCGAATCCGTCGCCGCCGGCGCGGTCTTCACCATTCCGGCTTTCGTGATCGCCGGCCTCTGGCGCGACTCCGCCGGCAACCCCGTCCTGGGCGTGGACAAGTACTGGCAATCGGTCGCGCTCATGGTGATCGGCGGCACCGTCGGCATTCTGTTCGTCACCTTGCTCCGCCGCGTCATGGTCGAGGACCCCGAGCTGCCCTTCCCCGAATCCGTCGCCGCCTCGGAAATTCACAAGGCCGGACAGCAAGGCGCCAAGGCGGCCAAGATTCTTTTCGCCAACATGGGATTCGGCGCGGTGATGTACTTCCTGAGCCAGATCAACGTCTTCTGGTATGTGCGCACCATCCTGGTGAGGATTCCGACCATGGCGAGCGGTCTGCGCATCGGCCGCGCCGCCGCTGCACCCGTGGTCGCCACCGGCGGCATGACTACTTTCGACACGCCTGCCATCAGCCCCGCCTATCTCGGCGTCGGCTACATCATCGGGCCGCGCCTCGCCGCGCTGAATTTCGCGGGCGGCGTCGTCGCCTGGGGCCTGCTGGTTCCATTGCTAGTTTACTTTCTCGGACCTGGCATCCAGGCCAGTTTGCCCGCGGGCGCGGCCATGGACTGGGCCGCCCTGGCCAACAACATGTGGTTCTCCATCGTGCGCCCGATCGCCGTCGGCGGCATGCTGGTGGGCGCCAGCTTTACCCTGTTCCGCATGCGCAAGCAGCTCGGCATCGGCATGAGCCGCGCCGTCTCCGACCTGAAGAAATCCGCCGCCGCCCATGAAGTCGCCGACCGCACCGAAAAGGACCTCAACGCCAAGGTCGTTTTTCTGGGCGTTGCCGTCGTGCTCGTCGCCATGATCGCGCTCTACTGGTTCTTCATCTCCGGCGCGGGCAACATGCCGGGCGGCAAGATCATGACCGGCGCCGTCGTGGCCGCCGTCGTCATGATCGTTCTCGGCTTCTTCTTTGCCGCCGTCTCCGGCAACCTGGTCGGCATGATCGGCTCTTCCAACAACCCCGTCTCCGGCCTGACGCTGTGCACCCTGGTGGTCGCAGCGCTCATGATGGTCGCCCTTGGCGTCGGCGGAACGGGCGGCGTGGCGGCGGTGCTCGGTGTCGCCGCGGTGGTCTGCGTTTCCTCGGCCGTGGCCGGTGAAATGTTGCAGGACCTCAAGGTTGGTCACATCCTCGGCGGCACGCCTTCGCGAATGCAGATCGGCGACATGTTCGGCGTCGTCGTCGCCTCGCTGGTGCTCTTCTTCCCGCTGATGATTCTCGACAAGGCTTACCATTTCGGCAGCGCCGCCCTGCCCGCCCCGCAGGCCGGACTCATGGCCATGCTCGGCCAGGGAATCGTCGGCGGTAACATGCCGTGGCCGCTGGTCGTCGTCGGCATTTTCATGGGATTCGCGCTCATCATGGTGCAGGTCAAAAGCCCCATGCTGTTCGCCGTCGGCATGTACCTGCCGCTGCAGACCACCTTCGCCATCTTCGTCGGCGGCGTCATTCGCTGGATCACCGACCTGCTGCGCGACCGCCGCGGCTACAACGACGCGCAGAAAGCTCGCGTCGAAAACGCTGGCGTGCTCACCGCCTCCGGCCTGATCGCCGGCGAAGCGCTCTGCGGATTGGTGATCGCCTCCATCGTCGGCACCGGCCATACCATGCTCGACGTCAAGATCGGCAACGGTTGGATCTCCGGCCTAATCGGCCTGGCGCTCCTGGTCGCGGTCATGATCAAGGTGCCGCTGGCCAACGCCGGCAGCCCCGACGAGCCCGCGCCGCCGACCGCAATTATGTAAAACGCTTAGCCACAGAGGACACAGAGGAAAACAGAATCTAAGGGACAAGACGAATCTAGACGGCTGTCATCCAGAGCGAGGGCGTACGCCCGAGTCGAAGGCCCCCGCGGTCGCTTGGAGTTGCGCTCAGGTTTGAACGCACGGCATTACATTCATAGCCTTTTCCTCCGTGTTCCTCCGTGTCCTCTGTGGTTTGCTTTTCATGTCCATCGCGCAAAATCTCAATGCCGTCCGCGAGCGCATCGCCGCCGCCGCCCGCCGCGCCGCCCGCTCCCCCGACGACATCGCGCTCATGGCGGTCACCAAGACTTTCGGCCCAGACGCCATCCGCGCCGCCTACGATGCCGGCCAGCGCCTCTTCGGCGAAAATCGCGTCCAGGAATTCGCGGAAAAGGCTCCCGCGCTCCGCGATCTCGCCGACGCCGACTTCCACATGATCGGCCACCTGCAAACCAATAAAGCCGGCAAAGCGGTCGAGGTTTTTTCCGCGGTGGACTCGGTAGACTCCCTCCGCCTCGCCGAAAAACTCAACGCCGCCGCCGCAACCGCGCGCAAGCGACTGCCGGTGCTCATTGAACTGAACCTCGGCGGCGAGGAAAGCAAAAGCGGGCTCAATCCCGTTTCGCTGGATTTCGGCGCGCTGCTCGAATCCGCCGCGCGCCTCGACCACCTCGACTTCCGCGGCCTCATGACCATTCCGCCCTTCACCGCAGACCCGGAAGGCTCGCGTCCTTTTTTCCGCCGCCTGCGCGAAATCCGCGACAACATTGCCCGCCGCAATCTTCCCGCCATCCGCCTCGATACACTTTCCATGGGCATGTCGCACGACTTCGAAGTCGCCATCGAACAAGGGTCCACGTGCGTGCGCCTCGGCACCGCAATCTTCGGCGAACGAACAGCCAAGGCTTAACCACAGAGGACACAGAGGAACAGCAAACAACTATATGAGTGTCATTCCGAGCGAGGACGCACCAAACAACCAGCGCGCCCGCCTTTGGCGCGCGGGTTGGCGCGTCCGAGTCGAGGAACCTGCTTTTCTTCAGGCGAACCGATATCCGCTCGCGCGCGACGAAAATCTCTGTATCAGCCTTCATTCCTCGATTTCCTCCCCTTCCTCCGTGTCCTCCGTGGTAAAAACCGCCTGTGATCCCGATCAACGACACTGCATCCGGCGCCACCTTCGCCGTCCACTTGCATCCGCGCGCGAAGAAGAACGCCCTCACCGGCACGCTCGGCGACGCGCTCAAGATCTCCCTAACCGCGCCCCCCATCGAAGGCCGCGCTAACGAAGCCTGCATCGAATTCTTCGCCGATCTTTTGAAGCTGCCGCGTTCCTCGATTACCATAGCCGCGGGCCAGACCAGCCGGAACAAGGTGATTCGCGTCACCGGCCTCAGTGCAGCGGAGGTTGAGCGACGGTTGTGGAGCGCGCATTAGCGGGTTTTGAGTTGTGAGTTCTGAGTTGTGACCGAACACTCAGAACTCACAACTGACAACTCACAACTGAGGTCGAGGAGAACGCCTTGAGCTTTGCGCAGCGCTTGCGCGAGATTCGCACCGGCTTCGAGCGTCCCTTCTGGGTCGCCAACATCACCGAAATTTTTGAGCGCCTCTCCTACTACGGCGCGTTCTCGTCGCTCGCTCTCTACCTGCAGGAACAACTCAATTTTTCCACCCAGCAGACCGGCACGCTGACCGGCATCTTCGGCGGGATGGTCTGGTTCCTCGCCATCTTCGGCGGGGCCACCGCCGACCGCCTCGGGTTCCGCCGCGCACTTTCCGTCGCTTACCTCATCCTTGCCACCGCGTATTTTCTGATCGGCTCCATCGGCGCGCCCTGGCTGGCGCCGGCGCGGAACGCGGTGCCGCTGGCGCTTTTTGTCGGCTTCATCCTGATGCTTCCCGCGCTCGGCGTTTCCCTGGTCAAGCCGTGCGTCGTAGGCACCACCGCGCGCGCCTCGAAGGAAAACGTCCGCTCCATCGGCTACTCGATTTACTACACCATGGTGAATATCGGTGGCGCGGCCGGACCCTACGTCGCCTCCTGGTCGCATCGTCACCTGGGACTGGCGAACGTGTATCGCGTTGCCGCGGTCAGCGTCTTCGCCATGTTCTTCGTCGTTCTGATCTTCTTCCGCGAGCCCCGCAAGGCCGGCGATGCCCCTCCGCCCTCCATCGCCGAGGTCGCGCGCAATTTCTGCGTCGTACTGGGGAACTACAAACTGGTTGTGCCCGTGCTGCTGGTTGCGCTCGCGCTCGGCGCAGCTTCGCTGCTCGCCGGCTTCACCGTTCCCTGGTGGATCTGGGCCGTGCTTCTCGTCGTGGTGCTCGCCGGTATCAGCCGCTTCATGTGGTTCCTGGTTTTGTTCACCGGATACTGGGTCGTGTTCTGGCAGCAGTACATCAGCCTTCCCGGCTACATCCACGGCTATATCGATCCCCGCGCCGACGTCGAGCTGATCCTCATCACCGACGGCCTCACCGTCATCGCGCTCACCCTGGCGGTGAATTACCTGACCAGCCGCATCCCCGCATTTCAGGCGGTGATCCTCGGCACCGTGATCACGTCGGTTTCCTGGGTGATCCTCGCATTGCGTCCGACCGTCTGGGGCGCGGTGCTCTCGTTGTTTGTCCTGGCGCTGGGCGAGATCATCCAGTCGCCGCGTTATTACGAGTACATCTCGCGCCTCGCGCCGCCGGGCCAGCAGGGTACCTACATGGGATTTGCTTTTCTTCCCATCGGCATCGGGTCTCTGATCGGCGGATGGTTCGGCGGACGACTCGTCCACCACTACGGCGAAGTCCTGCACCAGCCCAGGCGAATCTGGTTCGCCGTTACCGCAGTGGGCCTGGCAACGGCGGTGGTTTTGGCGATCTATAACAAGATTGTCCGCCCCGTTCAGGCCAACGAATAACGCAAAGCAATTTTGCGGGCGTCATCCTGGGCCCGCGTGCTGGAGCCTGCCCTGACCCCGAGTGCGGCCGAGGGGGCGAAGGGGTGCGAGTCTCGGGATCTATGCATTTTTCCAACCTTAGCGGCTTTCGATACAAAACTTTACAAAATTCGCGTTACTCTCCGAGTCCTTTTGTTTGCTGCCGGGTTTGGCTGA
Coding sequences within it:
- a CDS encoding ComF family protein; translated protein: MLFPSHCRLCQAPLTRLSRLPVCQACLADIRPIEGPRCAACGERLMSRHLHQETREGVLRQAQDAPPSLCLMCMQNEPAFTRAVAYGSNEGGLRDLVHLLKYERVRPAANLLGRMLAEVVAELAEAFGPQPPVVMAVPLHTSKMRQRGFNQSELIARAMLKLTPAALDVKLNTTVLVRHRATESQTGLTPSQRRDNVRGAFQVVRGDPISGRDILLVDDVFTTGSTVSECARVLRRAGAGRVFVATVVRVLKPEAERVAPEFEEPQAVVAQA
- a CDS encoding oligopeptide transporter, OPT family; translated protein: MPEFTARAVILGLLMTGILGAANAYLGLRAGMTIAATYPAAVISMAILRLMKGSILEENIARTVGSIGESVAAGAVFTIPAFVIAGLWRDSAGNPVLGVDKYWQSVALMVIGGTVGILFVTLLRRVMVEDPELPFPESVAASEIHKAGQQGAKAAKILFANMGFGAVMYFLSQINVFWYVRTILVRIPTMASGLRIGRAAAAPVVATGGMTTFDTPAISPAYLGVGYIIGPRLAALNFAGGVVAWGLLVPLLVYFLGPGIQASLPAGAAMDWAALANNMWFSIVRPIAVGGMLVGASFTLFRMRKQLGIGMSRAVSDLKKSAAAHEVADRTEKDLNAKVVFLGVAVVLVAMIALYWFFISGAGNMPGGKIMTGAVVAAVVMIVLGFFFAAVSGNLVGMIGSSNNPVSGLTLCTLVVAALMMVALGVGGTGGVAAVLGVAAVVCVSSAVAGEMLQDLKVGHILGGTPSRMQIGDMFGVVVASLVLFFPLMILDKAYHFGSAALPAPQAGLMAMLGQGIVGGNMPWPLVVVGIFMGFALIMVQVKSPMLFAVGMYLPLQTTFAIFVGGVIRWITDLLRDRRGYNDAQKARVENAGVLTASGLIAGEALCGLVIASIVGTGHTMLDVKIGNGWISGLIGLALLVAVMIKVPLANAGSPDEPAPPTAIM
- a CDS encoding YggS family pyridoxal phosphate-dependent enzyme is translated as MSIAQNLNAVRERIAAAARRAARSPDDIALMAVTKTFGPDAIRAAYDAGQRLFGENRVQEFAEKAPALRDLADADFHMIGHLQTNKAGKAVEVFSAVDSVDSLRLAEKLNAAAATARKRLPVLIELNLGGEESKSGLNPVSLDFGALLESAARLDHLDFRGLMTIPPFTADPEGSRPFFRRLREIRDNIARRNLPAIRLDTLSMGMSHDFEVAIEQGSTCVRLGTAIFGERTAKA
- a CDS encoding DUF167 domain-containing protein encodes the protein MIPINDTASGATFAVHLHPRAKKNALTGTLGDALKISLTAPPIEGRANEACIEFFADLLKLPRSSITIAAGQTSRNKVIRVTGLSAAEVERRLWSAH
- a CDS encoding MFS transporter translates to MSFAQRLREIRTGFERPFWVANITEIFERLSYYGAFSSLALYLQEQLNFSTQQTGTLTGIFGGMVWFLAIFGGATADRLGFRRALSVAYLILATAYFLIGSIGAPWLAPARNAVPLALFVGFILMLPALGVSLVKPCVVGTTARASKENVRSIGYSIYYTMVNIGGAAGPYVASWSHRHLGLANVYRVAAVSVFAMFFVVLIFFREPRKAGDAPPPSIAEVARNFCVVLGNYKLVVPVLLVALALGAASLLAGFTVPWWIWAVLLVVVLAGISRFMWFLVLFTGYWVVFWQQYISLPGYIHGYIDPRADVELILITDGLTVIALTLAVNYLTSRIPAFQAVILGTVITSVSWVILALRPTVWGAVLSLFVLALGEIIQSPRYYEYISRLAPPGQQGTYMGFAFLPIGIGSLIGGWFGGRLVHHYGEVLHQPRRIWFAVTAVGLATAVVLAIYNKIVRPVQANE